Within the Miscanthus floridulus cultivar M001 chromosome 17, ASM1932011v1, whole genome shotgun sequence genome, the region TCGAGTGCGATCGCAGCCACATGTCAATGCACTCCACATGGAACAGATGCTTGCACACCGGCAGCCGCCGCACCACCTCGCCGACCTGCACCAGCCCCAGGCATATGACGCACTGCGCCCACCCTGTCGCGTCTCCGCCGCCGCTGATACCACCCTCCCGCTTGTACGCAAACGCCGGGATCGCGGACAGGACAACCGCCGCTTCTGTCCCGACACGGCTCCGCGCAGCGCGCATGGCCGCTCTATGACGCAGAGCGGCACGCTGGCGAATCTTGAGGTAGCAGAAGGAGAGCACGACGGCGCACGCGGTGAAGACAGAGGCCCAGATGACGCCGGCGACGAGGTAGAGtaggatgaaggagaagaagatgccGAAGGTGAGGAGCACCGTGAGGTTGTGGTCCCTGTCGTCGGACGGAGCAGCTGATGCATCGCCTGGACTACCTGGCTGCTGGTGGTACGAGAACCCGGAGAAGAACATGCTAATAGCTACTCAGCTACAAACTATAGCCAAGTGTTGATGATCCGGCAAACACTGAGATATTCTTATGTTATGCACCCTCCAATGGTAgcaacatttatatatatatggacGCCACGCCGTACAGAATGGTAGTGTGCTGCAAGAAGCAAAGCCATAATCTATTCACAAGATAGAAAGATATGTTACTGAAACACTGCAAAGAATGAGAACTATATTGGACTAGTCCAGAGGCTTAGCATCCGGCCAATGAGATAGACTAAGAGTTGTAGGGGCTGTTAGGTTTGACTTTGATGTATGTTCATGTTGCAGCAGTTGCACCAATGAAGTCAGACATCCTTGGGCCTATCATGCATCATGTGGTCAAATATTTAATTGTTGGAAACAAATGTGCACGGTTATGATAGAGCTAATTCATCATCCAGTACGTCACATCATCATCACCCATGAAGTTAATCTATGTTTATATACATTATTAGTTGGAAAATATTGGTCTACTTGTCATGAAACTATACACGCTATTATCAGCGTGGACAAGAGCACTGAACAATGATCCCTACTGGATTTGCCGCACTTCAGTTCCCCTTACGAACTGATTTGCACCATGTTGCTGTGTCAAACCTTATCGAAAATAACAAGCAGGGCATATTAATTAGAATGCAATTAAGTTCGAAATTGACAGTCATAATGGACAACAATAAAACAGATTCATGTTGTTGATATGTTGATCCAAGTGTGTTGAGCTGGACCGATCCGCTGATCCATTGACACTGTC harbors:
- the LOC136515597 gene encoding RING-H2 finger protein ATL39-like; amino-acid sequence: MFFSGFSYHQQPGSPGDASAAPSDDRDHNLTVLLTFGIFFSFILLYLVAGVIWASVFTACAVVLSFCYLKIRQRAALRHRAAMRAARSRVGTEAAVVLSAIPAFAYKREGGISGGGDATGWAQCVICLGLVQVGEVVRRLPVCKHLFHVECIDMWLRSHSTCPICRAAVQPNAAGQPEPPPV